A genome region from Bacteroidia bacterium includes the following:
- a CDS encoding F0F1 ATP synthase subunit epsilon: MLEVKIITLDTTLFEGQADNITLPGAKGSFQVLKGHAPIVSNLVKGVVELSTHNESKRFEISGGIVEVLDNKIVVLV, encoded by the coding sequence ATGTTAGAAGTAAAAATCATTACACTGGATACAACGCTTTTTGAAGGACAAGCAGACAATATAACATTGCCGGGAGCAAAAGGTTCTTTTCAAGTCCTTAAAGGACACGCACCTATCGTATCTAATTTGGTAAAAGGTGTTGTTGAGTTAAGTACACACAATGAATCCAAAAGATTTGAAATTAGCGGAGGCATTGTTGAGGTGCTTGATAATAAGATTGTTGTACTCGTTTAA
- the atpD gene encoding F0F1 ATP synthase subunit beta, whose amino-acid sequence MANIGKISQVIGPVVDVTFQGEGTELPKIYNAMSVKKSDGQEIILEVQQHLGERTVRAVAMDSTDGLTRGMAVNDLGQTIQMPVGDQIKGRLLNVVGDAIDGISVLNRDKGRSIHAESPVFENLSTSTEPLFTGIKVIDLLEPYAKGGKIGLFGGAGVGKTVLIQELINNIAKGHDGYSVFAGVGERTREGNDLLREMIESGIVKYGKEFLHSMEEGGWDLNKVDKAELEKSQATFVFGQMNEPPGARARVALSGLAMAEYFRDGEGEGQGKDILFFIDNIFRFTQAGSEVSALLGRMPSAVGYQPTLASEMGAMQERITSTNRGSITSVQAVYVPADDLTDPAPATTFAHLDATTVLSRKIAELGIYPAVDPLDSTSRILTEEILGKEHYACAQRVKELLQRYKELQDIIAILGMDELSEEDKLVVHRARRVQRFLSQPFHVAEQFTGLAGVLVDIKDTIKGFNMIMDGEVDEYPEAAFNLVGTIEDAIEKGKKMLAEAK is encoded by the coding sequence ATGGCTAATATAGGAAAAATCTCACAGGTAATTGGTCCGGTAGTTGACGTAACCTTTCAAGGTGAAGGAACTGAGTTGCCAAAAATCTACAACGCAATGTCCGTTAAAAAATCTGACGGACAGGAAATTATTTTAGAAGTTCAACAACATTTAGGAGAAAGAACAGTTAGAGCAGTTGCAATGGACTCTACAGATGGTCTTACTCGTGGAATGGCAGTGAATGACTTAGGTCAAACTATTCAAATGCCGGTCGGAGACCAAATTAAAGGTCGCTTGCTGAATGTAGTAGGTGATGCTATTGATGGAATCAGTGTGTTGAATAGAGATAAAGGACGTTCAATCCATGCAGAATCCCCTGTATTTGAAAACCTTTCTACTTCAACCGAACCTCTCTTTACCGGAATTAAAGTAATTGACTTGCTTGAGCCTTATGCTAAAGGTGGAAAAATCGGCTTATTTGGTGGTGCAGGTGTGGGTAAAACTGTATTGATTCAGGAGTTGATTAATAATATTGCAAAAGGTCATGACGGATATTCTGTTTTTGCAGGTGTTGGAGAAAGAACTCGTGAAGGAAATGACTTGCTTAGAGAAATGATTGAGTCAGGAATTGTTAAATATGGTAAAGAATTCTTACACAGTATGGAAGAAGGTGGATGGGATTTGAACAAAGTTGACAAAGCAGAATTGGAAAAATCACAAGCAACCTTTGTTTTCGGACAAATGAATGAGCCTCCAGGTGCACGTGCTCGAGTGGCATTGTCCGGTTTGGCTATGGCTGAATATTTCCGTGACGGTGAAGGAGAAGGGCAAGGAAAAGACATCTTATTCTTTATTGACAATATTTTTAGATTTACACAAGCGGGTTCAGAGGTGTCTGCACTTTTGGGACGTATGCCTTCTGCGGTGGGATATCAACCTACGTTGGCTTCCGAGATGGGAGCAATGCAAGAAAGAATTACTTCTACAAACCGTGGTTCTATTACTTCTGTGCAAGCGGTTTATGTACCAGCCGATGACTTGACTGACCCGGCTCCCGCAACTACATTTGCTCACTTAGATGCTACAACTGTACTTTCTCGTAAAATCGCGGAGTTAGGTATCTATCCTGCAGTTGACCCATTGGATTCTACATCAAGAATTCTGACAGAAGAAATTTTAGGTAAAGAACATTATGCGTGTGCACAACGAGTGAAAGAGCTTCTGCAACGCTATAAAGAGTTGCAAGATATCATCGCAATCCTTGGAATGGATGAATTGAGCGAAGAGGATAAATTGGTGGTACACAGAGCACGTAGGGTACAAAGATTCTTGTCTCAACCTTTCCATGTTGCAGAACAGTTTACTGGTTTGGCAGGTGTATTGGTTGATATTAAAGATACCATCAAAGGCTTTAATATGATTATGGATGGAGAGGTAGATGAATATCCTGAAGCTGCATTTAACCTTGTTGGAACAATTGAAGATGCGATTGAGAAAGGTAAGAAAATGTTGGCAGAAGCTAAATAA
- a CDS encoding S46 family peptidase: protein MKKLVFLFVAITQLFSASADEGMWILSLLNKQEAAMKAKGLKLSAEDIYNVNKSSVKDAIVWFNGGCSGEIVSNEGLLLTNHHCGYDVIAGLSTPEDNILDNGFYAQTKAEEKRPNSALSVSILQKIEDVTQAVLAELQNLKDESERAAKIKELTNKYKKEYGNNDPFIDVRLYEMFKGNQYFVFVYEKFTDVRFVGTPPQNVGKYGGDSDNWMWPRHTGDFSIFRIYANKDNKPANYSADNVPYKPKHYLPVSLKGVSEGDFAMIIGFPGRTNRYEFAEAVKLSLDESNMSIVDMRNIRLTEWRKIMDKDVATRLKLSSQYARVANYWKYFIGQTEQLKRLHVYDDKKSDEKVFQQWANNKSEYKDILTHVSTAVDAYRPYAKHLYYIAEGVWTPEIMTLARYTYAISSSYDQNDEAAITKNINAFKTAIQEKDWNPLLWEADQKIFARIVYKYYTDIPKDQQPELIAKIAQKYKFDKAGIEGAYKFAADFYKKSNLSSKAKAEKFASKLSKKNIAKDNSSEFFATFATLFNNQILPKYRTYLSQINEYGRTYIKGIMEMQNTPPVATTDKDGKATLISDEAYEAMKAAEKYAKKELYPDANSSIRLSYGTVKSYEPRDGVHYDYVTNMKGVLDKYVPGDIEFDLSPKFYKLAKDRNYGQYADKDGRLKINFLTDNDITGGNSGSPVMNGNGELIGIAFDGNWEAMSGDIYFDPTYKRTISVDIRYVLWCIDILGGAPHIVAEMTLVK from the coding sequence ATGAAGAAGTTAGTATTTTTATTTGTCGCAATTACACAACTCTTTTCAGCATCAGCTGATGAAGGAATGTGGATTTTGTCCTTGCTTAACAAGCAAGAAGCAGCCATGAAAGCAAAAGGACTCAAGTTGAGTGCGGAGGATATTTACAACGTAAATAAATCTTCTGTTAAAGATGCAATCGTATGGTTCAATGGAGGTTGTTCAGGTGAAATAGTATCAAACGAAGGTTTGTTATTAACCAACCATCATTGCGGATACGATGTCATTGCCGGTTTGAGCACTCCCGAAGACAACATCTTGGACAATGGCTTTTATGCACAAACAAAAGCAGAGGAAAAAAGACCAAACTCAGCGCTTTCTGTTTCTATCCTTCAAAAAATCGAAGATGTAACACAAGCGGTCTTAGCCGAGCTTCAAAACCTCAAAGATGAGTCTGAACGCGCAGCTAAAATTAAAGAGTTGACGAATAAATATAAAAAGGAGTATGGAAATAACGATCCATTTATTGATGTTCGTTTATATGAAATGTTCAAGGGCAATCAATATTTTGTGTTTGTATATGAAAAGTTCACAGACGTGAGATTTGTAGGGACACCTCCTCAAAATGTTGGTAAATATGGAGGAGACTCTGACAATTGGATGTGGCCCAGACATACCGGAGATTTTTCGATTTTCAGAATTTATGCAAATAAAGATAACAAGCCGGCAAATTACAGTGCCGACAATGTTCCTTACAAACCAAAGCACTACTTACCTGTTTCACTTAAAGGTGTTTCAGAAGGTGATTTTGCGATGATTATTGGTTTTCCGGGCAGAACAAACCGTTACGAATTTGCTGAAGCTGTAAAATTGTCGTTGGATGAATCCAATATGAGTATTGTTGATATGAGAAATATCCGTCTTACTGAGTGGAGGAAAATTATGGACAAAGACGTAGCTACTCGACTCAAACTTTCATCTCAATATGCAAGGGTTGCTAACTATTGGAAATATTTTATTGGACAAACTGAACAGTTGAAAAGACTGCATGTGTATGATGATAAAAAATCTGATGAGAAAGTCTTCCAACAATGGGCTAATAACAAGAGCGAATACAAAGATATTTTAACACATGTTTCAACAGCGGTGGACGCATACAGACCTTATGCAAAACACTTGTATTACATTGCTGAAGGAGTTTGGACTCCTGAAATAATGACATTGGCACGCTATACTTATGCTATTTCAAGCAGCTATGATCAAAATGACGAAGCAGCAATCACTAAGAATATCAATGCATTTAAAACTGCAATTCAAGAAAAAGACTGGAATCCTTTGTTATGGGAGGCAGATCAGAAAATCTTTGCTCGCATTGTATATAAATACTACACCGACATTCCCAAAGACCAACAACCGGAATTAATCGCAAAGATTGCGCAGAAATATAAATTTGACAAAGCAGGTATTGAAGGAGCCTATAAGTTCGCTGCTGATTTTTACAAAAAGAGCAACTTAAGCAGCAAAGCAAAAGCTGAGAAGTTTGCATCTAAACTCAGCAAGAAAAACATTGCAAAGGATAACTCCAGTGAATTCTTTGCGACATTTGCCACATTGTTCAACAACCAGATACTGCCTAAATACAGAACTTATTTAAGTCAAATCAACGAATACGGCAGAACATATATAAAAGGTATCATGGAAATGCAAAACACGCCTCCGGTTGCAACTACAGATAAAGACGGGAAAGCCACACTCATCAGTGATGAAGCTTATGAAGCAATGAAAGCTGCTGAAAAATATGCTAAAAAAGAGCTTTATCCGGATGCGAACTCTTCTATTCGTTTAAGTTATGGAACTGTTAAAAGCTATGAGCCTCGTGATGGCGTGCATTATGACTATGTAACAAACATGAAAGGGGTATTAGACAAATATGTACCCGGTGACATTGAGTTTGATTTAAGTCCAAAGTTCTACAAATTGGCAAAAGACAGAAATTATGGTCAATACGCTGACAAAGATGGAAGGCTCAAAATTAATTTTCTAACTGATAATGATATAACCGGTGGCAATTCAGGTTCTCCTGTGATGAATGGCAATGGCGAATTGATAGGAATTGCTTTTGACGGAAACTGGGAAGCCATGAGTGGCGACATATATTTTGACCCTACATACAAAAGAACTATTTCTGTTGACATTCGCTATGTGCTTTGGTGTATTGACATCTTAGGTGGCGCACCACATATCGTGGCTGAAATGACGCTCGTGAAATAG
- a CDS encoding DUF2007 domain-containing protein: MQKNTSPVLVTLAIYNNSTEAYLAKSILEAQGVRCFLENESINMLYVNALGGVVLKVSNIDFDEAYSILQELRKKRNPGADLAIKEINAMFVCPSCGQLNENNSSIMQKKSFFQKLLLGFGFKKNVIVCDFCLASFEKDELVKK; this comes from the coding sequence ATGCAGAAAAATACAAGCCCTGTTTTGGTAACCTTAGCTATTTATAACAATAGCACAGAAGCCTATTTGGCTAAGTCCATATTGGAGGCACAGGGTGTGCGTTGTTTTCTGGAAAATGAATCAATCAATATGTTGTATGTAAATGCGCTGGGTGGGGTTGTGCTCAAAGTATCCAATATAGACTTTGATGAAGCATACTCAATATTGCAAGAGTTACGCAAAAAGAGAAACCCCGGTGCCGACTTAGCTATAAAAGAAATTAATGCCATGTTTGTTTGCCCTTCGTGCGGACAATTGAATGAGAATAACAGCAGCATTATGCAGAAGAAATCTTTTTTCCAAAAACTCCTGTTAGGATTTGGTTTCAAGAAAAATGTGATTGTGTGTGATTTCTGTTTGGCGAGTTTTGAGAAAGACGAACTTGTAAAGAAATAA
- a CDS encoding PorT family protein, with protein sequence MFKKLAILLVLMTCVSTLFAQEEDDFFYVNPDEKESLDLGIRMGYAVNGFYGDLFKSPLPITAFTGGVYNRIPLNKSKRLSLYDEISFSFKGVKFKAEGDSAIERINLIYFEFPICLEYKIKEVKVADKQSVKYRVFFGVQPAILLRSSLFRNLDKEGIALVYGLPIHLMDYALVAGVPVEFPVGYGSMGFSLTFKYGLRNINRDMERFGNLSNFASGHKFSNWQVALNVTF encoded by the coding sequence TTGTTTAAGAAACTTGCCATATTGTTGGTTTTAATGACTTGTGTAAGTACTCTGTTTGCACAAGAAGAAGACGATTTTTTTTATGTAAATCCTGATGAAAAAGAATCTTTGGATTTGGGAATAAGAATGGGTTATGCTGTTAATGGATTCTATGGTGATTTGTTTAAATCTCCACTGCCAATAACAGCCTTTACGGGTGGTGTGTATAACCGGATTCCTCTTAATAAATCCAAGAGATTAAGTTTATATGATGAAATTAGCTTTAGTTTTAAGGGAGTGAAGTTTAAAGCTGAGGGTGACAGTGCAATTGAAAGAATTAATCTGATTTATTTTGAGTTTCCGATTTGCCTTGAATATAAAATTAAAGAAGTCAAAGTTGCCGACAAGCAAAGTGTAAAATACCGTGTATTCTTTGGGGTGCAACCGGCTATCCTCTTGCGTTCATCTTTATTTAGAAACCTTGATAAGGAAGGGATTGCATTGGTTTATGGACTGCCGATACATCTGATGGATTACGCTCTTGTTGCCGGGGTTCCTGTGGAATTTCCTGTGGGTTATGGCTCTATGGGATTTTCGCTTACTTTTAAATATGGTTTAAGAAATATAAACCGCGACATGGAAAGATTCGGAAATCTTAGTAACTTTGCGTCAGGTCATAAATTTAGCAATTGGCAAGTTGCACTCAACGTAACTTTTTAG
- the hscA gene encoding Fe-S protein assembly chaperone HscA — MSKISINVKDGTLKKPEYIVGIDLGTTNSLVSVCNSEGGTPKALSKDSSTIVPSVVFFDENDRAVIGAKAKEMLEIFPERTIYSIKRLLGRSYKDVVSKSDFFHYRIIDEENDSLVKINIGDKFYNPIELSALILRELKERASAALNGNVSKAVITVPAYFNDVQRQATRDAGKMAGLDVLRIINEPTAASLAYGIGLNKDESKTIAVYDLGGGTFDVSILRIENGIYEVLATNGNTFLGGDDFDSAIVNYWISQIGLAKEILQQDKVSAQKFRITAEQAKIALSTQENFTQIIETPCFTGKLTLAKTKFEQLIQPFIKNTIESCNQAMSDASLTCADIDEVVMVGGSTRVPAVCEAVKTFFENTSLNDKLNPDEVVSLGAAVEADVLAGNRRDVLLLDVTPLSLGIETLGGLMDFLISRNSKIPCKASRQYTTSKDGQTGIIINVYQGERELVADNRKLGEFELKGIPPMPAGLPKVEITFLLDADGILTVDATELRSGVKQEIKIKPAYGLTDEQVEMMLLDSIKNAKSDMEARMLQEAITESQQLIATTEQFLNKNRDLLTEDEYQGTLKVIDDLKNSLQSKEKDVILACKDALNEFSKPYAERIMDIAVHQSLKGNKIV; from the coding sequence ATGTCAAAGATTAGTATTAATGTAAAAGACGGGACTCTCAAAAAGCCTGAATATATTGTAGGAATAGACTTAGGTACTACCAATAGCCTTGTGTCTGTTTGTAATTCTGAGGGTGGTACTCCTAAAGCATTGTCAAAAGACAGTAGCACAATCGTTCCTTCTGTTGTTTTTTTTGATGAGAATGATCGAGCTGTTATTGGTGCAAAAGCAAAAGAAATGCTGGAGATATTTCCTGAACGTACTATTTATTCCATCAAAAGATTGTTAGGACGATCATACAAGGATGTAGTCTCAAAGTCAGATTTCTTTCATTACAGAATCATTGATGAAGAGAATGACTCTCTTGTAAAAATCAACATAGGTGATAAATTCTATAATCCGATTGAACTTTCTGCTCTGATTCTGCGGGAATTGAAAGAGCGAGCATCGGCTGCTTTGAATGGAAATGTTTCAAAAGCTGTAATTACAGTGCCGGCTTATTTTAATGATGTCCAAAGGCAGGCTACCAGAGATGCCGGGAAAATGGCAGGGTTGGATGTGCTTAGGATTATTAATGAACCTACTGCTGCAAGCCTTGCGTATGGTATTGGATTGAATAAAGATGAATCCAAAACAATTGCAGTCTATGACCTTGGAGGCGGTACTTTTGATGTATCCATACTGAGAATTGAAAATGGAATTTATGAGGTGTTGGCTACTAATGGTAATACATTTTTGGGAGGAGATGATTTTGATAGCGCCATTGTAAATTATTGGATTTCACAAATTGGATTAGCAAAAGAGATTTTGCAGCAAGATAAAGTTAGTGCACAAAAATTCAGAATTACTGCTGAACAAGCTAAGATTGCTTTATCAACTCAAGAAAATTTCACCCAAATAATAGAAACACCATGTTTTACGGGGAAACTCACTCTTGCGAAAACAAAATTTGAGCAGCTGATTCAACCCTTTATTAAGAATACAATAGAGTCTTGCAATCAGGCAATGTCGGATGCTTCATTAACTTGTGCTGATATTGATGAAGTAGTGATGGTGGGTGGATCAACCAGGGTGCCCGCTGTATGTGAGGCAGTGAAAACATTTTTTGAAAACACTTCACTCAATGATAAGCTCAATCCTGATGAAGTGGTGTCTCTTGGGGCGGCTGTCGAAGCTGATGTCTTAGCCGGAAATAGGAGAGACGTGTTGTTGTTGGATGTTACCCCATTGTCTTTAGGGATTGAAACACTTGGAGGCTTGATGGACTTCTTAATAAGTAGAAATTCTAAAATACCGTGTAAGGCGAGTCGTCAATATACAACCTCAAAAGATGGGCAAACCGGCATTATTATCAATGTTTATCAAGGTGAAAGAGAGTTGGTGGCAGACAATAGAAAATTGGGGGAATTTGAGTTGAAGGGAATACCTCCAATGCCTGCAGGTTTGCCAAAGGTTGAAATAACATTTTTGTTAGATGCAGATGGTATCCTTACAGTTGATGCAACTGAATTGCGTTCGGGAGTGAAACAAGAGATTAAAATTAAACCGGCTTATGGTTTAACTGATGAACAAGTGGAAATGATGTTGCTTGATTCAATTAAAAATGCCAAAAGTGATATGGAAGCGAGAATGTTACAGGAAGCAATCACGGAGTCACAGCAGTTAATTGCCACTACTGAACAGTTTTTAAATAAAAATCGCGATTTGCTGACGGAAGATGAATATCAAGGGACTTTAAAAGTAATAGATGACTTAAAGAATTCGTTACAATCAAAAGAAAAAGATGTTATACTTGCATGTAAAGATGCTCTCAATGAATTTTCTAAACCATACGCAGAGAGGATTATGGATATTGCAGTGCATCAATCACTCAAAGGGAATAAGATTGTTTAA
- a CDS encoding 2-oxoacid:ferredoxin oxidoreductase subunit beta encodes MEVDSILAQMEHPVIYTSKDFESDQDVRWCPGCGDYAVLNAVKKVLPQTGKRKEDIVFISGIGCSSRFPYYVDTYGMHSIHGRAFAIATGLKITRPELDVWIITGDGDSMSIGGNHLIHLCRRNPNVNVLMFNNEIYGLTKGQYSPTSHVGLVTKSSPYGVIDTPFNPPALTLGAGASFVARTIDRFSAHLQDTILEAAKFSGTSFVEIYQNCNIFNDGSFENFTNKELKDDNTIIVETGKPLIFGKEHDKAIVLRGHQPEVVALSDVNASNEWIHDPTDFVKATLLAQFGVMTDFPRPFGVFYAKPRPVYDEQFHSHGWVAKDEDIDKIVAGKFTWDVG; translated from the coding sequence ATGGAAGTTGATTCAATATTAGCTCAAATGGAGCATCCTGTAATATATACTTCAAAGGATTTTGAAAGTGACCAAGATGTCAGATGGTGTCCCGGCTGTGGCGATTATGCAGTTTTAAATGCAGTTAAAAAAGTTTTGCCTCAAACCGGCAAACGCAAGGAAGACATTGTGTTTATTTCCGGCATTGGCTGTTCTTCACGCTTCCCTTATTACGTTGATACTTATGGCATGCACTCTATTCATGGGCGTGCATTTGCTATTGCAACAGGACTTAAAATCACCAGACCTGAACTGGATGTATGGATAATTACAGGAGATGGCGATAGTATGTCAATCGGAGGAAATCATTTAATCCATTTATGTAGGCGCAATCCAAATGTGAATGTGCTGATGTTTAATAATGAAATTTATGGATTGACAAAAGGACAATATTCGCCAACTTCACATGTCGGATTGGTTACCAAATCTTCTCCGTATGGTGTCATTGACACTCCATTTAACCCGCCTGCTCTTACCTTAGGAGCGGGAGCTTCTTTTGTAGCAAGAACAATTGATAGGTTTTCAGCTCATTTACAAGATACTATTTTAGAAGCTGCTAAGTTTAGCGGAACTTCGTTTGTGGAGATTTACCAGAATTGCAATATCTTTAATGATGGTTCATTTGAAAATTTTACCAATAAGGAGTTGAAAGATGACAATACCATTATAGTAGAAACGGGCAAGCCTCTTATATTTGGAAAAGAACACGATAAAGCGATAGTCCTCAGGGGACATCAGCCGGAAGTGGTGGCATTAAGTGATGTGAATGCAAGCAATGAATGGATTCATGACCCAACTGATTTTGTTAAAGCCACTTTGTTGGCGCAATTTGGTGTGATGACTGATTTTCCAAGACCTTTTGGTGTGTTTTATGCCAAACCCAGACCTGTGTATGACGAACAATTTCATTCTCATGGTTGGGTCGCCAAGGACGAAGATATTGATAAGATTGTTGCAGGTAAGTTCACTTGGGATGTAGGGTGA
- a CDS encoding 2-oxoacid:acceptor oxidoreductase subunit alpha codes for MTMTEKELSSVVIKFVGDSGDGMQVSGNLFTSTSALAGNDIATFPDFPAEIRAPIGTVAGVSGFQIRFGSEAIYSPGDNCDVLVSMNAAALKSNLNTLKPNGIIIANTLGYDAKNLRLAGYPADADPLGEAVGQGYKLIQVDLTKVAKETLADKGIGNKDIERGKNMIALGLVCWMFQRPLEKVFALTEMRFGKKGDWATWNKMLIQAGWNLGDTLELFDSRYVVKPAPLQSGKYRGIAGNEALALGFIAAAHKSGLKLFLGAYPITPASDVLHELAKYKKIGVDSFMAEDEIAAICAAIGASYGGSLGITVSSGPGIALKTEAMGLAVSLEIPLVVCNVQRGGPSTGLPTKTEQADLLQALFGRNGECPMIVVAPGNPKECFEMAFQAAKLSLEHVTPVMLLSDGYIANGAEPWRFPSMNDLPSIEAKFAHENSPYQPYARDENYVRQWAVPGMKGIQHRIGGLEKEEISGNVSYDPDNHQKMVELRQMKVDKVADFIPELQIINGASKGKLLVLGWGSTLGAITTAVMDAFKQGIEVSQAHLRYLNPFPKNIENVLNNFDNILVPELNSGQLAFVLKSKFKVKIVQLNKVKGKPFLAGEILEKIIEISHGS; via the coding sequence ACTTCGACTTCGGCACTTGCGGGTAATGATATTGCAACATTCCCTGATTTTCCGGCAGAAATTCGTGCCCCAATCGGCACAGTAGCTGGAGTGTCGGGATTTCAAATAAGGTTTGGTAGTGAAGCTATTTACTCCCCTGGTGATAATTGCGATGTGTTGGTTTCTATGAATGCTGCGGCACTCAAGAGTAATTTGAACACCTTGAAACCCAATGGAATTATCATTGCCAACACTCTAGGCTATGATGCTAAAAACTTACGTCTTGCCGGTTATCCTGCAGATGCTGACCCATTAGGTGAGGCAGTTGGACAGGGCTATAAACTGATTCAAGTTGATTTGACCAAAGTAGCCAAAGAAACGCTGGCTGATAAAGGTATTGGGAATAAAGATATTGAAAGAGGCAAAAATATGATTGCCTTGGGTTTGGTATGTTGGATGTTTCAACGCCCCTTAGAGAAAGTTTTTGCGCTTACCGAAATGCGTTTTGGGAAAAAGGGTGATTGGGCAACATGGAATAAAATGTTAATCCAAGCCGGTTGGAACTTAGGAGACACGCTCGAATTATTTGATTCGCGTTATGTGGTGAAACCTGCGCCTCTACAATCCGGCAAATACCGCGGAATTGCAGGAAATGAGGCATTGGCTTTAGGGTTTATTGCAGCTGCACATAAATCAGGATTAAAACTGTTCTTGGGAGCATACCCAATTACTCCTGCTTCTGATGTGTTACATGAGTTAGCAAAATATAAAAAGATAGGCGTAGATTCTTTCATGGCAGAAGATGAAATAGCAGCAATATGTGCAGCCATTGGTGCTTCTTATGGAGGAAGTCTTGGCATTACTGTAAGTTCAGGACCCGGAATCGCACTCAAAACAGAAGCCATGGGATTGGCAGTCTCATTGGAAATACCTCTTGTGGTTTGTAATGTTCAACGTGGAGGTCCTTCAACAGGATTACCTACGAAAACTGAACAAGCAGACTTGTTGCAGGCACTCTTTGGTAGAAATGGTGAATGTCCTATGATAGTTGTAGCACCTGGCAATCCGAAGGAGTGTTTTGAAATGGCTTTCCAAGCAGCTAAATTGTCATTGGAACACGTAACTCCTGTTATGTTGCTTAGTGATGGGTATATAGCCAATGGTGCTGAGCCATGGAGATTTCCGTCAATGAATGATTTGCCTTCGATTGAGGCGAAATTTGCCCATGAAAATTCACCCTATCAACCCTATGCCAGAGATGAGAATTATGTTAGACAATGGGCTGTTCCGGGCATGAAAGGTATTCAACACAGGATTGGGGGCTTAGAAAAGGAGGAAATTTCGGGTAATGTTTCTTATGACCCGGATAATCATCAAAAGATGGTTGAATTGCGACAAATGAAGGTAGATAAAGTGGCTGATTTCATTCCGGAGTTGCAGATAATTAATGGCGCAAGCAAAGGAAAATTGCTTGTCTTGGGCTGGGGCTCAACTTTAGGAGCTATTACGACTGCTGTGATGGATGCATTTAAACAAGGAATTGAGGTCAGTCAAGCACATCTAAGGTATCTGAACCCTTTTCCTAAAAATATTGAAAATGTGTTGAATAATTTTGACAATATTTTAGTGCCTGAATTGAACTCAGGACAATTGGCATTTGTGTTAAAAAGCAAATTCAAAGTAAAAATTGTGCAACTCAATAAGGTCAAAGGAAAGCCATTTTTAGCAGGTGAAATTTTAGAAAAAATAATTGAAATTAGTCATGGAAGTTGA